Part of the Tetragenococcus koreensis genome, TTAGCTGCGTTATCACGCCAATTAGTCAATCAAGACTTTGTAGCACAATTAAAAGAAGCCCAAACACCTGAAGATGTGCAGGCAGCTTTCGAACAAGTGGAACAAGACGACGATGATGAAGATGAAGAACAAACGGCTGAAACTTCTTCAGAAACTACTGAAACAGCTGATCGTCCGTTCATCGTTGCAGTAACAGCATGTCCGACGGGAATTGCTCATACTTATATGGCAGAAGATTCGTTGAAAAACCAAGCCAAAGAAATGGGCGTTGACATCAAAGTTGAAACGAATGGTTCCGAAGGTGTTAAACATCGTTTGACTTCAGAAGATATCGCTCGAGCAAATGGCGTAGTTATTGCTGCTGACACAAACGTTTCAATGAATCGTTTTGATGGTAAGCCTTTAATCAGTCGTGCAGTAAGCGATGGTATCCGTAAACCAGAAGAACTAATCAATAAAGCATTAAGCTCAAATGCATCTATCTATCATGGAAGTGACAATGAAGCAAGTGATGCTCAAGATAGTTCAGAAGGCGAAAAAGAATCAACTGGCCAAAAAATCTATAAAGATTTGATGAATGGCGTCTCACATATGTTGCCGTTTGTAGTTGCCGGCGGGATTATGGTTGCTCTATCCTTTATGATTGACCAATGGATGGGAGTTCCCCATGATGCACTTGACCAGTTAGGTAATTACAACCAAGTGGCAGATTGGTTCAACCAAATCGGTAATGCTGCGTTTGGCTTTATGCTTCCTGTTTTAGCTGGATTCATTGCGATGAGTATTAGTGATCGTCCAGGACTGGTAACTGGTTTTGCGGCTGGTGCTATTGCTGAACAAGGTGGTGCTGGTTTTATCGGCGCTTTAATCGGCGGTTTTGTTGGTGGTTATGTAATCACATTCTTACGTAAAGTATTAAAAGGACTACCAAAATCATTAGATGGAATTAAAACAATCTTATTCTTCCCTCTCTTTGGACTTTTAATTACCGGATTTCTTATGCTTTTACTCAACGTTCCAATTGGAGCGCTCAATCAAGGATTGAATAACTTCTTATTGAACTTAAGCGGAGCAAACGCTGCCCTATTGGGTGCAATATTAGCCGGAATGATGGCAATTGACTTAGGCGGACCTTTTAATAAAGCCGCTTATGTATTTGGTACAAGTACTGTTGCTACTACAGTTACTGAAGGTGGAAGCCCAATCATGGCAGCAGTTATGGCCGGCGGTATGGTTCCACCATTGGCAATCTTTGTAGCCACTCGTCTATTTAAAAATAAATTTACTACACAAGAGAATGAAGCTGGTTTGACCAATGTTGTTATGGGAGCTTCCTTTGTTACTGAAGGTGCAATTCCATTTACTGCTGCTGACCCATTGCGTGTAATTCCAAGTTTTGTGGTTGGTTCTGCAATAACTGGTGGTTTAGTTGGTGCATTAGGTATTCGTCTAATGGCCCCTCACGGTGGGATCTTCGTCATTGCACTAATTAGCCGACCATTTTACTTCTTGTTGTTTGTTATCATAGGTGCGATCATTTCTGGTGTTATGATGGGTCTTTTGAAAAACAAAGTTAAAGATTAAAAAATAATCGAAGTTAAATTAAAATGTTCCGAATATAGTGGATTTTGCTTTCTGCTTTATTCGGAACGTTTTTTATTTCTAATAAATTCATTTTTTAAAATAGTTATTAAATTATTTCTTTTTGTGTGAAATGTTGTTATTTTCATGATAAGATGTTGCTAGTGGAGGTGGTATTATGGGCTTAAAAATTAAACAAGATAATATCCTAGATCAAAAATTTGAAGATCTTGCCTTTCTGCCAGATAAAAAAGACGAAAAACAAGATTTAGAACGATTCTTACATCCAGAACCTAAAAAAGACAAAAGTAAAATTAAACAAGATAAATAAAGATAGTTCGTTTAAAAAATTCCGAGCAGTGCGATATTTTTATCGTTTGCAATCGGAATTTTTTATTTTAACGTTCTTTCTTTAGGTCCTTTGTAAATCTGAACGTTTTACGTTTGTTAATTAGACATTTTTATTTTCACTGGCCCCTTCTTTTACTATTAAATGTTTGTTCCGATTTTTCCTAACATAATAAATAAGACAGCGCTTCGCAAAAAAGTACTGTCTTATCACTTTAATATATATTCTTTCATATAATTAAATAAATGCTTCAATTGCATCCCAAGCTTCTGCTTTACCTTCCTTGGTCACAGTTGAAAAGACAACAAATGCGTCGTTTTCATCAAAGTTTAAAACTTTTTTGATTCGTTCAACTTGTTGATTTTTTTTATTTTTAGGGACCTTATCAGCTTTTGTTGCAACTAAGATCACGGGAAATCCATAGTATTTCAAAAAATCATACATTTGGATGTCACCTTCACTAGGATCATGACGCATATCAATTAAAGATACAACTGCTTGTAGCTGCTTGCGGTTAGCAAAATACTCTTCAATCATTTCGCCCCACTTCGCGCGTTCTTTTTTAGATACCTTAGCATAACCGTAACCAGGTAAATCAACAAAATGAAACTTGTCTTCAATTAAATAAAAGTTGAGCGTCTGGGTTCTTCCTGGCTTAGAAGAAGTTCGTGCTAATTTTTTACGGTCAATCAACGTATTAACAAACGATGATTTGCCAACATTTGATCGCCCGGCTAATGCAATTTCAGGTAAGGCCGATTTGGGATACTGTTTTTTTGCGACAGCACTAATAACAATATCTGCTGAATGAACTTTCATAGCTTCCTCCTGGTTAATTTTTTTAGAAAGAAAACCGGATAGATAGTTACTCTATCCGGCTCAATATCATTAACCTGCTTTTTTCTCTTCTTCGTAGGTTATTTCTGGCGTATCTGTGCCGTCTACTGCACCTTCAGTAATAACTACTTTTTTAGTTGAGTCTTTTGAAGGAACATTAAACATCGTATCCATCATGATTTCTTCAATGATCGAACGTAGTCCTCGTGCGCCTGTACCACGCTCAATAGCTTTATTAGCAATTGCACGTAGCCCGTCCTCTTCAAACTCAAGATCAGTATCGTCTAAGGCTAACAATTTCTTATATTGCTTAACTAATGCATTTTTAGGTTCGGTTAAGATGTGTACCAAATCATTTTGCGTTAATTTTTCTAATGCTGCAGTTACCGGCAAGCGTCCGATAAATTCAGGAATTAAACCAAAGTTTAGCAAGTCTTCTGGGATAATATATTGCATAACACTTTCTTCGTCTGAAATCTTTTGGTTATTTGCGCCAAAACCGATTGCTTTTTCACCTAAGCGGTTTTTGACAATCGAATCAATACCGTCAAAAGCGCCACCCACAATAAATAAAATATTACTCGTATCAATTTGGATCATTTCTTGTTGCGGATGTTTGCGTCCTCCTTGAGGCGGAACACTTGCTGTAGTACCTTCTAAAATTTTCAATAGTGCTTGTTGCACACCTTCACCAGATACATCACGAGTGATCGAAACATTTTCGCTTTTGCGCGCAATTTTATCGATTTCGTCAATATAAATAATACCCTTTTCAGCCTGTTCTACATTGTTGTCAGCAGATTGTAAAAGCTTCAACAAAATGTTTTCCACATCTTCGCCGACATAACCCGCTTCTGTCAAACTTGTTGCATCTGCAATAGCAAAGGGTACGTTTAAAGTTCTTGCTAACGTTTGAGCTAAGAAGGTTTTCCCAGAACCAGTCGGACCGATTAAACAGATATTACTCTTTTGTAATTCAACGTCTTCTTCGTCTTCATCCTCAGAAACATCAGCGTTCACCCGTTTATAATGATTGTAAACGGCTACTGATAATGCTTTTTTAGCTTGATCTTGACCTACAACATACTCATTTAGCGCATCTAAAATTTCTTGCGGTGTAGGTACTTCTGTAAGTTCATGATCCGCATCTTCATAAAATTCTTCATCAATAATATCTTTACATAAATTAATACATTCATCACAAATGTAAACACCCGGACCGGCAACAATCTTTCTCACTTCTTCTTGAGTTTTCCCACAAAAAGAACAGCGAACCGGTTGATTTGTATTTGTGTTGTCATACATAGTGTTCACTCCTTGTTTAGCGGCTGGTCAGCATTCATCTTCATGGTACAGCTTTTGTCAGACCATGGTCGCTTAAGTTCAGTTGTTTAAATAAAAACAACCTCTCATTATTTTAGCATAATTAAAATAAAAGAAAAAGGTTTTCAGCCTTGTAAATTAAGGTTTCCTAAAGAAAAACGGCCTGCAGAATATGTGCAGACCGTTTATATCACATAACGATTACTTATCTTAGTCTTTTATTCTTCGACTGCTGATGTAGTAACAAGTTCTACCGCTTTTTTCATATTGATATCATGTTTTAGCATATCTTCTGACAAGACAGAACGAACTTGTGCTTCAGGCATGTTATAAGAATCCGCTAAATCTTTTACTTCAGATGAAATTTCTTCATCTGTTGCTTCAAAGTTTTCTGCGTCGACAATAGCTTCAATAACTAAGTTTGTCTTCACGCGGGTACCAGCTTCACCTTCAAATTGTTTATGCAAATCGTCTTCAGTGGTACCAGTAATTTGATAGTACATTTCAGGACTGATTCCCTGTTGTTGCATGTTGTTCAAGAATTCGTCCATTGCGCGATGAACTTCGTCATGAATCATTACATCTGGTAATTCAACAATTTCAGCATTGTCAACAGCTTGTTTAATCGCTGATTCTTCTACAGCGTCTTGGGCTGCTTTTTCTTTACTTTCTTTGATTTCTTTACGATATTTTTCTCTTAGTTCGTCTAGTGTTTCCACTTCGTCATCTAAGTCTTTTGCTAATTCGTCATCTAGTTCTGGTAATTCTTTTTCTTTAACTTCGTGAACAGTTACTTTAAAAACTGCTTCTTTTCCAGCTAGATCTTCTGCTTGATAGTCTTCTGGGAAAGTGACGGTTACATCTAAGTTATCGTCAGCTTTAGCGCCTACTAACTGTTCTTCAAAACCAGGAATGAATGAATTAGAACCTAATTCAAGTGAATGGTTTTCTGCTTTGCCGCCTTCAAATGATTCGCCATCTACGAAACCTTCAAAATCGATCACAACAGTATCGCCTTGAGCTGCCGGTTCATCTTCTTTGATAACCATTTCAGCTTGTTGTTCTTGTCCACGTTGCAAACGATCTTCAACGTCTTGATCAGTTACTTCACGATCTTGTTTGTCAACTTTTAAGTCTTTATATTGACCTAATTTTACTTCAGGTTTTACTGTTACTTCAGCTTTAATAACCCAATCTTCCCCTTTTTCCATGCTTTCAACATCGACTTTAGGTTGAGATACAGGTTCAATACCTGCTTCTTCTACTGCTGCTTCATAGTTACTTGGTAAAAGGTCATTTAAGGTATCTTCATACAAAGCTTCTTCACCATACATTTGGTTAAAGACAGTACGGGAAACCTTTCCTTTACGAAAGCCCGGGATGTTAAGATCTTTTTTTACCTTATTAAATGTTTTTGTCAAACCTTCTTGAATCTCATTTTGTGCAATCGAAAATGTCAATACACCATCATTGGTGCCTGTTTTTTCCCATTTTGCGGTCATGTAATTCCCTCCGAATTAATTAATAAATTTACATATGAAATAGTTTCATGCATACCTTTAAATAGTACACTAACGCTTTTAAATTGTAAACATTTTAAAAGCAAACTTCCTTAATTTCTATGGTCTTCGTCTAAACTTTGGTAAATTTGTCGAAGTTTTTCCTTTTTTGCTTGAATTTGTTGATAATGGCTCCATTCTTCCGTAGAAATATCTTCTCCGAACATTTCTTTATATTCTAAAATGTAGCTTTGCGCCCAATCTATTGCCTCATTTTCATTAGGTAAAAAAGGATATAATAAGGCAAAATGCGCCTTAATTTCTGGGATAATTAACATTTTTAACTGCGGATTATCTTGCACTTCTTCTTCAATTATTGCAAGTGTTTTATGCAACACTTCGGTATCTTCTGGTAAGGGCAATTCTGCCAGATTTATTTTTTTACCCACCACATTAATTTCTCCTTGAGCACCATCTTGCACTAATTCTTCAATAAGTTTAGGTGGTATAAAAGGATTTTGCACGTGGGGTAAATATTCTTGACAGATAGCTAAAAAATCAGCTAAGGAAACGCCCTTGATCAATGTTTGCCAGTCTTGAGGCTTAATTGGTTGCTGCACTTTATCTAAATAGTCAAGTTGCTTCTTTTTAACCGATTTAAGATCAGCTGAAAGCAGCGTCTGAGCATTTTCTAGTTGATTGAGTTCTTCTTTTAATTGTGGAAATTCTCTTCTTGTATTTTTATACTGTAACAACTTATGAGCGGCTAAAAATTGTGTATCCAAAAGCAATAGATGAAAATATCCAGTAAAACCTTCGCTATCGTTCATAAAAGCAGTAAAATGATCATCTGCTAATTGCAAAGCCCCCGCATAATCACCTAAATGTTGCAGTGCAGCAACCAATTTTTTAGCATAAAAAAATGTAGGCGTTTGTTGATACAATTTTTTAAAATCATTTTTGGCGGCCAAAAAATCTTGGGCTTCCATATTCTTATTGCCATTTTCTAGCAATCGTTCATCCTTATCGGGAAAGTTAATGATATCTGCCATGTTATCCTCTTTCTTTATTTAAGCATTGGCTTTTTGGTTAAACGCTTGGATCAAATTAATCGTTACCACGCTAGTGTCCGCAAAATAGTCTGCTACATGTTGTTTCTTGTTAGTAAAAATCGCTGGTAGGTAACCTAGATATAATAGTGGGTTTCCCTGTAAGATGAAACGCCCCACCATTTCTCTAATCAAAACTGTTTTCCAAGTTAATTTCTTTTCGGTTAAACAAATTACACGAATACCAAAAATCATTTTTCCAATTGTCTGTCCTTTATTTAATTTGGTTAGTAGAGTGAAATAGGCAAGATAGATGGCCAAAGCAAGTAAACTATAGGCGCTCAAGAATTCTGTCGCACGTTCCATCCCCATCCAAGTGAAGGTAGTATCCAAAACAACAGAGGTCATTGCATTAATACAAAGTAAATCAATTATAAAAGCAAACAAACGAATCCAAAAACCTGCAAAAAAGTAATTAGGAAAATCATTAATATACCGCTTCTTTTTCGGTTTTTCTTCATATTGTTGCCAATCTGACTTCTTTTGAGCAATTTCATTTTCTGTGTATTCTTCTGATTTAAAAGAAGTTAATACTTTCTGATAGAATCCCTTTTGTTGTGTTTCATTTTCTTGTTCGGACATCTTATTCACCTCCATAATAATACATTGGTTTAGGTGCTTCAGGTGTACCAATACGTTCGATTACATTGAGCATGCGGTCAGTATCCGTTTGTTCGATGCCTTGTACTTGAGCTATTTTAGAGCCTAACCAGGTACGATCAAATCCAGTTGTCGCAACATCATATTCAAAGACTTGCGCATTTTGCAATTGTTCATCCTCTTTTAAAGTTGTTAAAGCATCCTCAGGAAATCCAATTTCATCTACCAGATCATTGTCTACGGCTTGTTGACCATCATAAATACGTCCGTCAGCAACCTCGCGCACTTGTTCTTCTGACATATCACGTCCGTCAGCTACAATTTGCACAAAACGATCAAACGAATTATCCACATAACCTTGCATGACTTCTTCATCTTCTTCTGTTGGTTCTCTGACAGCTGACCCCATATCTTTTAATGGACCACTTTTATAAGTTTGGTCCTCAATCCCTAAGTTTTCCATTAAATCAGAAAAATTCACACTGGACATGATAACACCGATTGAACCTGTAAGTGTTTCTGAGGTAGCAAAAATTTTATCAGCTGAGGCAGAAATATAATAGCCACCGCTTGCTCCCATATTTTTCATACTAACATAAACTGGGACATCATTTGCTTGAATTGCTCGGATTTCTTTAGCAATTTCGGCACTTTCATACACACCTCCACCTGGCGTATTAACTTCTAATAGAACAGCTGCCACTGTCGAGTCATCTTGAATTTCTTTTAATTGTTCTAGGAAAAATTGATGGTTATATTCTTCACCCGAAAAAAGACCTTCTGTTCCTGTATCAACAATCGTACCATCGAGCGATAATTGAGCAATTCGTTGATCTTCTGACCCTTCTTCTATAGCCTGTTCTTTTATTTCATTCGAGCCAAATAAAACGGCATCCATGCCGCTTAAAGCTTCTTCATCTGATCCTTCATCTGTCATAAATGAAGCGACAGCTGAAAAGATAAGTAAACCCGCAGCGATCAACACTGCGATCCAACGTCTTTTATTCATTTGTACCCCTCCTTTTTAAAAACATAAAAATAAAAATCGTTTCCTTCTTTATTTTAACGAAAGTTTATTATTTAGTATAGTTAAAAAGAAAATTTACGTATCTTATTATCTAGACCAATTCATTTATATATAATTTTTCTTGACTTGAAATCAAATTATGTATATCATTACCAATGTATTTCTAAATAATAATTAATAAGGAGGGTAGCTATACCATTATCGAACAGCGCCAGTTCTGTTTTTTTACAGAAGACGAGGAAAAGAGCTTATCGAAGTATTCGGCGGGTGGCTCTAGGGTCTGCACTCTAAAGACAAGAACAAACGCAAGCTGCAAAGTTTGTAACAAAAAACTTGTCGCGCAGTTAGAAATACGTAATGAAAAAAGAAAGTAGGAATCTCATTATGTGTGGAATTGTAGGAATTGTAGGAAAAGATCATGCAGAACAAATTATTATCAACGGATTGCAACGTTTAGAATACCGTGGCTATGACTCGGCCGGTTTATTTGTCTCAGATGAAAAACAGGAACATCTGATCAAATCCCAAGGTCGCATCAAAAACTTGCAAGAAAAAGTGGCAAATGATGTCAACGGAACTATTGGAATTGGGCATACACGTTGGGCAACACACGGGAAACCGTCAGAAGAAAATGCGCATCCCCATACTTCACAAAATGGCAAACTAGTATTGGTTCATAATGGCGTCATTGAAAATTTTGAAGAACTTTCACAAAAGTATTTGGCCGGTGAAATTTTTTATGGCCAAACCGACACTGAAATCGTAGTTAATTTGATTGCTTCATTTATGGAAAACGATGGACTGTCTACCAAAGCTGCATTTAAAAAAGCTATTACAGTTATTCGCGGTTCATATGCTTTTGCGTTAGTCAACAAAGATGAACCTGAAACAATCTATGTTGCTAAAAATAAAAGTCCTTTATTGATTGGTTTAGGTACTGATTTCAATGTCATTGCTAGTGACGCTTTAGCAGTATTAGACCAAACGCATGAATTCGTAGAAATTGCAGATAATGAATTAGTTACTGTTACTGCAGATAAAGTAATTATCGAAAATCAAGACGGTGAAACAATCCAACGCGACTCTTATGAAGCACAATTGGACGCTTCTGATATTGAAAAAGGAACGTATCCTTTTTATATGTTAAAAGAAATTGACGAGCAACCTACGGTAATGCGTAAATTAACGCAAGAATACCGTGATGATCAAGGAAATGTGAATATTGATCAAGAACTTGTCAAAGAAGTCGCAGATAGCGATCGAATTTATATCGTAGCTTGCGGAACTAGTTACAACGCTGGTTGGGCAGCTAAAAGTTTGATTGAAACAGTAACGCAAATTCCAGTTGAAGTACAACTTTCCAGCGAATTTGGTTACAATATGCCATTGCTTTCTAAAAAACCGTTCTTTATTTTCTTAACACAAAGTGGTGAAACAGCTGATAGTAGACAGGTCCTAGTTCAAACAAATCGTTTAGGCTTTCCTTCATTAACGATTACCAATGTTGCTGGTTCAACCTTATCTAGAGAAGCTAAATATACCTTACTACTTCATGCTGGACCGGAAATCGCTGTTGCTTCAACTAAAGCTTATACGGCACAAATTGCAATGCTTGCTATCTTGACACAAGCTGTTGGAGAAATTAAAGATAAAAAAGCTAATGCCTCATTTGATGCATTTCACGAATTGTCAATCGCTGCGGCTGGTATGGAAGCTATGGTCGATGAAAAAGATTATCTTGCAAACTTAGTTGAGCAATACCTAAGCACAACCCGTAATGCCTTTTATATTGGACGCGGAAATGATTACCACGTTGCTTCAGAAGCAGCACTGAAATTAAAGGAAATCTCTTATGTCCAAGCAGAAGGTTTTGCAGCTGGTGAGTTAAAACATGGAACAATTGCTTTAATTGAAGAAGGCACGCCTGTATTAGGAATTATCACTGACGATAAGACTGGACCACATACACGTGGAAACTTAAAAGAAGTTGAAAGTCGCGGAGCCAATACGATCGTGATTGTCTCAGAAGACTTAGCTCGTGAAGGCGATCAAGTAGTATTGCCTATGGTTCATCCACTACTGACAAGCCTGGTTTCTGTTGTTCCAACACAGCTGATCGCTTATTATGCTTCAATGCAACGCGGTTATGACGTTGATAAACCAAGAAACTTAGCTAAATCAGTAACAGTCGAATAATAAATAAAAAACTTGCAGCAGTCATTATGACGTTGCAAGTTTTTTTACTATAGTTCTTTATCGCTCATTTATGGAATTTTGAGTAAGGTATCTTTAATTCGCTCCTCATTACTGAATTTTTCTGGAAAGAAACAGCGAAATTTTACTTAAGAACTGTTAGTTACATTCTCCAACCGCGTTTATACTGTTTGGGTGCTTGAATGGTTGTATTTAATTCTTTGGCGGCCTGGTAAGGCCAGTAAGGATTGCGTAATAACGCCCGACCGAGCATAACCAAATCTGCTCGTTCATTGCGCAAAATTTCTTCTGCTTGAACTCCACTAGTAATTAAGCCTACAGCACTGGTTGAAATATCAGCTCCATTTTTAATGGTTTCTGAAAAAGGTACTTGATATCCTGGATAGCTATCAATCTTCGCTGGCACAACAGCTCCTGCGCTGACATCAATTAAATCAACGCCTTGTTCTTTCATCCATTTTGCCATTGGAATATAATCAGCTGGTTTCATCCCCTCTTCAGTAAAATCGTTTGCTGAAATGCGTACAAAAAGTGGTTTATTCCAAACAGATTTAACCTCGTCGACCACTTCTTTTAAGATCCGATAACGATTTTCTACTGAACCGCCGTATTCGTCATTTCTTTTATTTGCCAAAGGCGATAAGAATTCATTGATTAAATAACCGTGAGCTGCATGAATTTCTATTATATCAAATCCTGCTTGATCAGCCCGATAGGCAGCTTTTTTGAAAGCTTTCACTAACTCGGTGAGCTTTTCTTTGGTCATTGCTGTTGGTATTTTAGATTCCTCATTATAAGCATTAGCCGAAGGTGCAAAAATTTCTCCTGGAACCGTTGCTTTTCTACCGGCGTGGCCCAATTGAATAGCAGCTTTTGCCCCATGGCGTTGGATGCTTGTGGCTAATTGTTTTAAACCGTCAATTTGTGCATCTTGCCAAATTCCCAAGTCATTATTCGAAATCCGTCCTTCAGGCAAAACAGCAGTAGCTTCCAAGAAAACCAAACCAACTTGGCCTACTGCGCGTGCTTCATAATGGGTTGGATGCCAGCTTGTTACAAAGCCATCCTCGTCGGCTGAATACATACACATTGGGCTCATAACGATCCGATTTTTTAATATTGTGTTTTTAATTTCGTAGGGTTCAAAAAGTTTTATTGTCATGCGTTAATTCTGACCTCCGTGCATAGATAATTTTATTCTGAATAAGGTACAACTTCGTAAGAAGCGTACGGATAATCTCCAATAATTTTGGATACAGGACAACGCTTTTCAGCTGCATCAATATAAATAGCTGCTTCATCGTTGGTCAATCCGTCAATGGCTGCGTATGCTTTCATTTCAAAAAAATGTTCTTTAGTATTTTCATCTTCACAATAATCAATGTGAACATCTACTCGACTCTTTTTCTTAATTCCTTTATTTTGTAAAAGAATTTCAATTGTGGAATTAAAACAAGTCGCCCAGGAAAGTCCGATCAGTTGTTCTGGATTTGTCCCTGCTTCAATACTCGTTGGACTGGATGTAACGACAGACAATTCATGATTTCCTTTAACATATGCGGCACCTTTTAGCCCTTGATCATTGACAACTTCGGTATGATAGATTCTTTTCATACACTTTAACCTCCTACTTTATTTTTTTCACATCAATTAATTATACATCTACTGAGCGCTTTTTTAAAATTCAAAGCATGTAAAGGTCGTTGTGTACTAAACTGCTACAATTTGTGATAAAATGGAGTCATCAAACGGATATAGAAAGGAATTTTTATGGAGACTATTACAAATTTCAGAGATCTAGGTGGCGTTAAAAACCGCGATGGTCAGGTGGTCGCTAAGAAAAAATTATTACGTTCAGGAGAGTTAACCCGCGTTTCACCACAAGACCAAAATGAGCTATTGGAAAACTACCGTTTAGGCAAAATCATTGATTTGCGTTCATCACAGGAAATTGAAGAACGTCCAGATGAAAATTTTAAAAATGCAGATTATGTTCATATTGATATTTTCAAAAACGTTGAGGGCCAAGGGACTGGGCTTAACGATTTTAAACAAATTTACTCCCCTGATGTAGCACGTAACTATATGCATGAAACCTACCGTACAATGGCCGTTAATCCTAGCGCACAAAGTGGTTTTCGAAAAATGCTTGAATCCGCGCTAAGTATCGATTCTGATAAAAGTTTTCTTTTCCACTGCTTTGCAGGAAAAGATCGCACGGGTATTTCAGCAGCATTATTGTTAGAAATCTTAAATGTCCCGAGAGAAATCATTTATAAAGATTATTTGAAAACTAACACAATGCGTGTCCAAGAAAATGACGAAGTAATCGCTC contains:
- a CDS encoding tyrosine-protein phosphatase; its protein translation is METITNFRDLGGVKNRDGQVVAKKKLLRSGELTRVSPQDQNELLENYRLGKIIDLRSSQEIEERPDENFKNADYVHIDIFKNVEGQGTGLNDFKQIYSPDVARNYMHETYRTMAVNPSAQSGFRKMLESALSIDSDKSFLFHCFAGKDRTGISAALLLEILNVPREIIYKDYLKTNTMRVQENDEVIAQAIKNGTDSRTVEALKIALTVDSSYLDTFYQLINEEFGGIGHYLTDELEITSPMQKDLRSLYLASNN
- a CDS encoding OsmC family protein, which translates into the protein MKRIYHTEVVNDQGLKGAAYVKGNHELSVVTSSPTSIEAGTNPEQLIGLSWATCFNSTIEILLQNKGIKKKSRVDVHIDYCEDENTKEHFFEMKAYAAIDGLTNDEAAIYIDAAEKRCPVSKIIGDYPYASYEVVPYSE